Proteins encoded in a region of the Desulfonauticus submarinus genome:
- a CDS encoding CBS and ACT domain-containing protein: MLIKDWMTKDVITVTPDTSMLKASKILKEKDIRRLPVVDDSGKLIGIITDRDIKEASPSKATTLDVHELYYLLSEIKVKDIMTPNPTTINVNDTVEKAAITMLKKKIEGMPVVDENEQVVGIITDTDIFKVLIDITGVYLGGIQMGFTLANKPGTLKEVLDVLKQHNARIISTLSSYEKPEQGKRQVYIRIHNMDKAEENQLKQNLESKFGLLYWIRDHLA; encoded by the coding sequence ATGTTAATTAAAGACTGGATGACTAAAGATGTAATTACAGTTACTCCCGACACATCTATGCTCAAGGCGTCAAAAATATTAAAAGAAAAGGACATTAGAAGGTTACCTGTAGTAGATGATTCTGGGAAACTTATAGGAATTATCACAGATAGAGATATAAAAGAGGCTTCTCCTTCCAAAGCCACAACCCTAGATGTCCACGAACTATATTATTTACTCTCAGAAATCAAAGTTAAAGACATTATGACTCCTAATCCCACCACTATTAATGTAAACGACACTGTAGAAAAAGCGGCTATTACTATGTTAAAGAAAAAAATAGAAGGAATGCCTGTTGTGGATGAAAATGAACAAGTAGTGGGGATCATCACAGATACTGATATTTTTAAAGTCTTAATTGATATTACAGGTGTATATCTTGGCGGAATTCAAATGGGATTTACTCTTGCAAACAAACCAGGCACGCTCAAAGAAGTTTTAGACGTTCTCAAGCAACATAATGCAAGGATTATTAGTACCTTAAGTTCTTATGAAAAGCCAGAACAAGGCAAGAGACAGGTTTATATTAGAATCCACAACATGGATAAAGCTGAAGAAAATCAGCTTAAACAAAATTTAGAGTCCAAGTTTGGTCTACTTTACTGGATAAGAGATCATTTAGCTTAA
- a CDS encoding cation acetate symporter has product MEMGYQVPITALFLIGIMLTFTVITTWIFRIQKTSADYYLAGRKVNSFINASAISSDYLSAASFLGVAGIAFLKGFDGIIFAFGFFVGYIALLLFLASPLRKFGKYTVPDFVSERFHSKTARVLGVIGVLFISLFYMAPQMLGAGKVMGLLLNMEYKTAIIVIALIITTYVSVGGMKGTTINQLVQFWILFGAMFLLAFIPFVLKGYTYTDVINFLHSLNTTEPITGKAFVGSSYTAPGYWLTNLKDTFSLLLALMFGTAGLPHILVRFYTAPDGKAARRTVIYVLILIGTFYILSPYVGHVIRYIFMQSEKLGLPSHLTMWLAKNGKNLAVPVAGSYFGGQILLGIVVAGAFAAILSTVAGLIIACAGAIGHDLVVNIFNPNMPERSRVKIARISSIIVGLLGIPLGFAAENLQIAVLVGLAFAIAASTFFPVLVMGIWWPKMTKNGAIAGLLTGILGSFIMILGKNYLPIALQFKNPGGFVMIFTFAAIIIFSKLEYAQKGDAAIPHDVDKVMTVLHGAEHN; this is encoded by the coding sequence ATGGAAATGGGATATCAAGTTCCTATAACTGCTCTTTTTTTAATAGGAATTATGCTTACTTTTACAGTAATAACTACCTGGATATTTAGAATCCAAAAAACATCTGCAGATTATTACCTCGCGGGACGAAAAGTAAATAGCTTTATTAATGCATCTGCAATATCTAGTGATTATTTAAGTGCTGCTTCCTTTTTAGGTGTAGCTGGTATCGCCTTTTTAAAAGGATTCGATGGTATTATTTTTGCCTTTGGCTTCTTTGTAGGTTATATTGCTCTTCTTTTATTCTTAGCTTCACCTTTAAGAAAATTTGGTAAATATACAGTTCCTGATTTTGTATCAGAGCGCTTTCATTCTAAAACAGCTAGAGTACTTGGTGTCATTGGAGTTCTTTTTATCTCCTTATTCTATATGGCTCCTCAAATGTTAGGAGCAGGAAAGGTAATGGGTTTATTATTAAATATGGAATATAAAACAGCTATCATTGTGATAGCCTTAATAATAACTACCTATGTTTCTGTTGGGGGAATGAAAGGAACAACTATTAATCAGTTAGTACAATTCTGGATATTATTTGGAGCTATGTTTTTATTGGCTTTTATTCCCTTTGTTTTAAAAGGTTATACTTATACAGATGTGATAAATTTCCTCCATTCCTTAAACACTACAGAACCTATAACAGGAAAGGCATTTGTTGGGTCGTCTTATACTGCTCCTGGTTATTGGTTAACCAACTTAAAAGATACTTTTTCTCTACTTTTAGCTCTTATGTTCGGAACTGCTGGCTTACCTCATATTTTGGTAAGATTCTATACTGCACCTGATGGCAAAGCAGCGAGAAGAACGGTTATCTATGTTCTCATCCTTATTGGGACTTTTTATATCTTATCCCCGTATGTAGGACATGTAATTAGATACATTTTTATGCAATCTGAAAAATTAGGCTTACCTTCTCATTTGACTATGTGGTTAGCCAAAAATGGTAAAAACTTAGCTGTTCCTGTTGCAGGCTCTTATTTTGGAGGGCAAATATTATTAGGAATCGTAGTAGCAGGAGCTTTTGCCGCTATTCTTTCTACTGTAGCAGGACTTATAATTGCTTGCGCAGGAGCTATTGGACACGACTTAGTAGTAAATATATTTAACCCTAACATGCCTGAAAGAAGCAGGGTAAAAATTGCTCGTATTTCCTCAATAATAGTAGGATTATTGGGCATACCTTTGGGTTTTGCTGCAGAAAATTTGCAAATAGCTGTACTGGTAGGACTTGCCTTTGCTATTGCTGCCTCTACTTTTTTCCCTGTTTTAGTAATGGGAATTTGGTGGCCTAAAATGACCAAAAATGGAGCTATTGCAGGATTACTTACAGGCATATTAGGTTCATTTATAATGATTCTTGGCAAAAACTATCTTCCGATAGCTCTTCAATTCAAAAACCCTGGGGGCTTTGTAATGATTTTTACTTTTGCTGCTATCATTATCTTTTCAAAACTAGAATATGCCCAAAAAGGCGACGCTGCAATACCCCATGATGTTGATAAAGTGATGACAGTCTTACACGGTGCAGAGCATAACTAA
- a CDS encoding DUF294 nucleotidyltransferase-like domain-containing protein, with product MNLKKNFFQDLIKQGKLKEIREIRLAVVKKMLDEGEDADKISCRISQFNEQLIQCVCSYFANSNSWLSTCTFLEFGSGARGEQVLSSDQDNGLLLADHLRIDVHELDEVTQRIVMTLDGAGIYLCPGKVMLSEAKWRGTWQEWREKIIFWLENPKERGSWQSGLILDFKPLWGKKNKAQELRLEVLDTVKKHPVIFRMLVEEILQYRVPLSFWGGFILEKKNNFSGINVKKSVLAHIVNAARLLSLKYSFLETNTLKRIEWLINQGHITEDMGNHLIALWKWMQLVRLKNSYFETDQGLVNYLNPYLLPKEEKKLLKKRFSVLQKFLDLVLTSTSYGL from the coding sequence ATGAATTTGAAGAAAAATTTTTTTCAAGATTTAATTAAGCAAGGAAAGTTAAAAGAAATCCGCGAAATACGTTTGGCTGTGGTAAAAAAAATGTTAGATGAAGGAGAAGATGCTGATAAGATTAGTTGTCGTATTTCCCAGTTTAATGAACAATTGATTCAATGTGTATGTTCTTATTTTGCAAATAGTAATTCCTGGCTTTCAACATGCACTTTTTTAGAGTTTGGGTCAGGTGCTAGAGGAGAACAAGTTTTAAGTTCTGATCAAGATAATGGACTTTTGCTAGCAGATCACCTGAGGATAGATGTTCATGAATTAGATGAAGTAACTCAAAGAATAGTGATGACCTTAGATGGAGCTGGGATATATCTTTGTCCTGGTAAGGTGATGCTTTCTGAAGCCAAGTGGAGAGGTACCTGGCAAGAATGGAGAGAAAAAATTATTTTTTGGTTAGAAAATCCCAAGGAAAGAGGATCCTGGCAATCTGGATTAATTTTAGATTTTAAACCATTATGGGGGAAAAAGAATAAAGCTCAGGAGCTGAGGCTAGAAGTTTTGGATACTGTAAAGAAACATCCAGTAATTTTTAGAATGTTGGTAGAAGAAATTTTGCAATATAGAGTTCCTTTAAGTTTTTGGGGGGGATTTATTTTAGAAAAGAAAAATAATTTTTCAGGGATAAATGTTAAAAAGAGTGTATTAGCCCATATTGTTAATGCTGCAAGATTATTGTCCTTAAAATATAGTTTTTTAGAAACAAATACCTTAAAAAGGATAGAGTGGTTAATTAATCAGGGACATATAACTGAAGATATGGGCAACCATTTGATAGCATTATGGAAATGGATGCAGCTTGTTCGTTTAAAAAATAGCTATTTTGAAACTGACCAAGGTTTAGTTAATTATCTAAATCCCTATCTTTTACCAAAAGAAGAAAAAAAACTTTTAAAAAAAAGATTCTCTGTTCTTCAAAAATTTTTAGACTTGGTTTTAACAAGTACAAGCTATGGATTATAA
- a CDS encoding peptidase U32 family protein, with translation MKKFPELLCPAGDKEKFFTAITYGADAVYLGGSELSLRAKTKGFSLQELPKIIKFAHQHKTKVYFCLNILAQEKHLSQIQRYLEALAQVKPDALIIADPGVISLAQKYATNIPIHLSTQANTSNSLSALFWQKQGIKRINLARELNFKQIKEIQNKIKNSLEIEVFVHGAMCMAISGRCFLSSYLNQRSANLGLCTHPCRFEYQYFLKEQTRKENIFEVFETNEYSKILASEDLCLLKYLAWFVKNNIASLKIEGRNKTISYLAIVVNVYRTALDNLLAHKFDYNFYLKELQNTFTRPVGTGFFLGKPKILYTPYSKPKKTLAWIEQQKSFDKWKIKVKHRWETNKKIKIKLPGLQNIYLPSTEYMLENKVGEKVKIAHPGLDYYLRLNLPQVKPYLIIQE, from the coding sequence ATGAAAAAGTTTCCAGAACTACTTTGTCCTGCAGGAGACAAAGAAAAATTTTTTACAGCTATTACTTATGGAGCAGATGCAGTTTACCTTGGAGGCAGTGAACTGAGTTTGAGGGCAAAAACCAAAGGGTTTAGTCTTCAAGAACTTCCTAAAATTATAAAATTTGCTCATCAACACAAAACAAAAGTATATTTTTGTCTCAACATTCTTGCCCAAGAAAAACACTTATCTCAAATACAAAGATATTTAGAAGCTTTAGCCCAAGTTAAGCCAGATGCCCTTATTATTGCAGACCCAGGAGTTATTAGTTTAGCCCAAAAGTACGCAACTAACATACCTATCCATCTGAGCACACAGGCCAATACATCTAACAGTTTAAGTGCTCTATTTTGGCAAAAGCAAGGTATTAAAAGAATAAACTTGGCAAGAGAACTTAATTTTAAACAAATTAAAGAAATTCAAAACAAAATAAAAAACTCTTTAGAAATAGAAGTCTTTGTTCATGGAGCTATGTGTATGGCTATCTCTGGGCGTTGTTTCTTAAGCTCTTATTTAAATCAACGCTCTGCCAACTTAGGACTTTGTACACATCCTTGTAGATTTGAATACCAATATTTTCTAAAAGAACAAACTCGGAAAGAAAATATTTTTGAAGTATTTGAAACAAACGAATATAGTAAAATTTTAGCAAGTGAAGACTTATGTCTTCTTAAATACCTAGCGTGGTTTGTAAAAAATAATATTGCATCCTTAAAAATAGAAGGAAGAAATAAAACAATCTCTTATCTAGCCATTGTGGTAAATGTCTATAGAACAGCACTTGACAACCTTTTAGCTCATAAATTTGACTACAATTTTTATCTAAAGGAACTTCAAAATACTTTTACTCGTCCAGTGGGAACTGGATTTTTTCTAGGAAAACCTAAAATCCTTTATACTCCTTATTCCAAACCTAAAAAAACACTAGCCTGGATAGAACAACAAAAAAGTTTTGATAAATGGAAAATAAAGGTTAAACACCGTTGGGAAACAAATAAAAAAATAAAAATAAAACTTCCAGGGCTACAAAATATATACCTACCCTCAACAGAATATATGTTGGAAAATAAAGTTGGCGAAAAAGTAAAAATTGCTCATCCTGGGCTTGACTATTATCTTCGTCTAAACCTACCTCAGGTAAAGCCTTATCTAATAATACAAGAGTAA
- a CDS encoding PHP domain-containing protein — protein sequence MPEIDLHTHSTASDGTLSPTELIKLAKTIGLKAIALTDHDTTKGLSEALKAGKKYGIEVICGCELSVQFKGITHILGLWIDPKAPILNSALEFLRNKRQERNQKIIERLNKIGIKINYAEVKAKAKGTIGRPHIAQVLVEKKIAGSIQEAFNNFLGPKGKAFVPKEKFSPQKAISILKEEQATIILAHPFSLGLAEKEVTEAISYLKSIGLEGIEVYYSEHSPEQIAFYRNLAHKLGLLISGGSDFHGANKPHIKLGIGRGNLDIPYSLLEKLKNYRQRLGLEV from the coding sequence ATGCCAGAAATAGATTTACACACTCACTCTACTGCCTCAGATGGCACCTTATCCCCTACAGAACTCATAAAATTAGCCAAAACTATTGGTTTAAAAGCCATTGCCCTAACTGACCATGACACCACCAAGGGACTGTCAGAAGCACTTAAAGCTGGCAAAAAATATGGAATAGAAGTAATTTGTGGGTGTGAGCTAAGTGTCCAATTTAAAGGCATCACTCATATTTTAGGACTATGGATAGATCCAAAAGCTCCTATTTTAAATTCTGCCTTAGAATTTTTAAGAAACAAAAGACAAGAAAGAAACCAAAAAATCATAGAACGATTAAATAAAATAGGGATAAAAATCAATTACGCTGAGGTTAAAGCCAAAGCAAAGGGAACTATTGGTCGGCCTCATATTGCTCAAGTATTAGTGGAAAAAAAGATAGCAGGTTCTATACAAGAAGCATTTAACAATTTCTTAGGCCCTAAAGGAAAAGCTTTTGTGCCAAAAGAAAAATTTAGTCCTCAAAAAGCCATTTCTATTTTAAAAGAAGAGCAAGCAACAATTATTTTAGCCCATCCATTTTCTCTTGGTCTAGCAGAAAAAGAAGTAACAGAAGCAATAAGCTATTTAAAAAGCATTGGATTAGAAGGCATAGAAGTCTATTACTCTGAACATTCGCCAGAACAAATAGCATTTTACCGAAATTTAGCCCATAAATTAGGCTTGCTTATAAGTGGAGGCTCTGATTTTCATGGAGCAAACAAACCTCATATTAAATTGGGAATAGGCAGAGGGAACTTAGATATACCTTACTCTCTCTTAGAAAAGCTAAAAAACTATCGCCAACGCCTTGGACTAGAAGTCTAA
- the infA gene encoding translation initiation factor IF-1: protein MAKEEAIEVEGIVEEALPNAMFRVKLDNGHVVLSHISGKMRKYYIRILPGDRVKVELSPYDLTRGRITYRFK from the coding sequence ATGGCCAAAGAAGAAGCCATTGAAGTAGAAGGCATAGTAGAAGAAGCCCTACCTAATGCAATGTTTAGAGTAAAATTGGATAATGGACATGTGGTATTAAGCCATATTTCAGGCAAAATGAGAAAATATTACATCCGCATTCTCCCAGGAGATAGGGTAAAAGTAGAATTATCTCCTTATGATTTAACTAGAGGAAGAATTACTTACAGGTTTAAATAA
- a CDS encoding hybrid sensor histidine kinase/response regulator produces the protein MDYYIGFKNPPPKIVKCLPVDGSLSGRALRSQKIQKAYIRELQDLYIPTIKYLSLENITYIISIPLVYYYPLGVINLFYKNTDIAQHINLTLLENISKIVSLNFGHLQEHSIIKKQVKEKVELIEELKQKNFTLHSILDLCKIYSARLYLNTNKIFFDVSWQKKFSLNSSHIHFKNFLNLIRPLHYKEVKHNIDIFLCSPAKSKELSYQVHVNKEWRWVKEIWLKEEKNTILILRQDITEQKFKETLADILYKVSLSLHQSKTLEEFYELIHKVIDEHIIAPNFFIGIIDKKRDSLTFPYFKDEFDPVFDEIKNISHPRIKSLSVHIIKKKRPLFLREIAKLRLKSKNKLSIIGTPSKVWMGFPLMVEDKILGVLAVQDYHDAYHFTVREFKLLKAISHHIALAIERKQTFEALRISKRRLSTAIFGGQIGLWERDLHTNKLTINNHYAKMLGYTKKELESLTDAFFSILHPEDRDRVIKNDQQHLEGKRPCTETEVRLRTKEGKWKWILTRGLVIERDQEGNAVKLAGTHVDISQLKKAEESKNDLQKRVFEKQKLESIATFTTGIAHNFNNLLQIITSSLRTFSSNSNHQKQQIKTILDTCLRGQALVKQLLSFAQEEKHEFEIFNLTTLLKDTINMFEQIIPQTIELESTLEQDVYILGDPGLLEHAVLNLLKNSQDALGNKGKITISLFTKEDLIYLEIIDNGPGIPEELQDKIFDPFFTTKEIGKGSGLGLASVYGIVKQHTGQIKIKSKLNEGTSVILTFPLQAKPNSQGCISQKSMPKNKNIKSILVVDDESIILESMATFLKEAGYIIFTAKDGEEALIQAQKKQPDLIILDLGLPKMSGEEVLEKLRTQKIKSKIIVTSGYLNHQIAKNPKLFGAEMFLGKPYSLDKLLLTICQL, from the coding sequence ATGGATTACTATATCGGATTCAAAAATCCTCCCCCCAAAATTGTAAAATGTCTTCCTGTAGATGGGAGTCTTAGTGGAAGGGCTCTACGATCACAAAAAATTCAAAAAGCTTACATCAGAGAATTACAAGACTTATATATCCCAACAATAAAATACCTCTCGCTAGAAAATATAACTTATATAATTTCTATTCCTTTAGTATATTACTATCCGTTAGGAGTCATAAATCTATTCTATAAAAACACAGATATAGCTCAACATATAAATCTAACTTTGCTTGAGAATATCTCAAAAATTGTTAGCCTCAACTTTGGACATTTACAAGAACATAGCATTATAAAAAAACAAGTAAAGGAAAAAGTAGAGCTAATAGAAGAGTTAAAGCAAAAAAACTTTACCCTCCATTCTATATTAGATTTATGTAAGATATATAGCGCGAGATTATATTTAAATACAAATAAAATATTTTTTGACGTTTCATGGCAAAAAAAATTTTCTTTAAATAGTTCACACATTCATTTTAAAAACTTTTTAAATCTTATTCGTCCTCTCCATTACAAAGAAGTAAAACATAATATTGACATCTTTTTATGTAGCCCTGCAAAAAGTAAAGAATTATCTTACCAAGTTCACGTCAACAAAGAATGGAGGTGGGTAAAAGAAATATGGTTGAAAGAGGAAAAAAATACTATTCTAATTTTAAGACAGGATATAACTGAACAAAAATTTAAAGAAACCTTAGCAGATATTTTATATAAAGTTTCTCTTTCTCTCCACCAAAGCAAAACTCTTGAAGAATTCTATGAGCTTATCCATAAAGTTATAGATGAGCATATCATAGCCCCAAACTTTTTTATTGGGATTATTGATAAAAAAAGAGATTCCCTGACCTTTCCTTATTTTAAAGATGAATTTGATCCAGTATTTGATGAGATAAAAAATATTAGTCATCCTAGGATAAAATCTTTGTCTGTACATATTATTAAAAAAAAGCGTCCTTTGTTCTTAAGAGAAATTGCCAAACTAAGATTAAAGAGCAAAAACAAGCTTTCTATAATAGGCACTCCCTCTAAAGTATGGATGGGTTTTCCTTTAATGGTTGAGGACAAAATTTTAGGTGTTCTTGCTGTTCAGGATTACCATGATGCTTATCATTTTACTGTTAGAGAATTTAAACTTTTAAAAGCAATATCCCACCATATTGCCTTAGCAATTGAAAGAAAACAGACCTTTGAAGCTCTTAGAATTAGTAAACGACGCCTTTCTACTGCTATCTTTGGAGGACAAATAGGTCTTTGGGAAAGAGATCTTCATACCAATAAGCTTACCATAAATAACCATTACGCCAAAATGCTGGGTTACACCAAAAAAGAACTTGAAAGCCTTACCGACGCTTTTTTTAGTATTTTACATCCTGAAGATAGGGATAGAGTGATAAAAAACGATCAACAACATCTTGAAGGAAAACGTCCTTGCACAGAAACAGAAGTCCGTCTACGCACTAAAGAGGGAAAATGGAAGTGGATACTAACAAGAGGTCTTGTAATAGAAAGAGATCAAGAAGGCAATGCTGTTAAATTAGCAGGGACACACGTCGATATATCTCAATTAAAAAAAGCAGAAGAATCAAAAAACGATTTACAAAAAAGAGTTTTTGAAAAACAAAAGCTAGAATCCATTGCAACTTTTACTACAGGTATAGCACATAATTTCAACAACCTCCTCCAAATTATAACTAGCTCTTTAAGAACATTTAGTTCTAATTCAAATCATCAAAAACAACAAATAAAAACTATTTTAGATACATGCTTAAGAGGACAAGCACTAGTAAAACAGCTTCTATCTTTTGCCCAAGAAGAAAAACATGAATTCGAAATTTTTAATCTTACTACATTACTAAAAGATACTATAAATATGTTTGAACAAATAATTCCCCAAACAATAGAATTAGAGTCAACTCTAGAACAAGATGTTTATATCTTAGGAGATCCAGGACTTCTTGAACATGCAGTGCTAAATCTTTTAAAGAACAGTCAAGATGCGTTGGGTAATAAAGGTAAAATCACAATATCCCTTTTTACTAAAGAAGATCTAATTTACTTAGAGATAATAGATAATGGTCCTGGAATCCCAGAAGAACTTCAAGATAAAATTTTTGATCCTTTTTTTACTACTAAAGAAATCGGCAAAGGCTCTGGTCTAGGCTTAGCCTCTGTTTATGGAATAGTTAAACAACATACAGGACAAATAAAAATCAAATCTAAGCTAAATGAAGGCACATCTGTTATCTTAACTTTTCCTCTACAAGCCAAGCCAAATAGTCAAGGTTGTATCTCCCAAAAAAGCATGCCCAAAAACAAAAATATAAAAAGCATTTTAGTGGTAGACGATGAATCAATTATTTTAGAAAGCATGGCTACATTTTTAAAAGAAGCAGGATATATAATATTCACAGCTAAAGATGGAGAAGAAGCGCTCATCCAAGCACAAAAAAAACAACCTGATTTAATTATCTTAGATCTAGGTCTACCTAAGATGAGTGGAGAGGAAGTTTTAGAAAAATTACGTACTCAAAAAATAAAAAGTAAAATCATTGTAACCAGTGGTTATTTAAACCATCAAATTGCCAAAAATCCAAAATTATTTGGGGCAGAAATGTTTTTAGGTAAGCCATATAGCTTAGACAAATTATTGCTTACAATTTGTCAGTTATAA
- a CDS encoding Hpt domain-containing protein, translating to MNLQEIREKILAELKISKDKVDNFLQLYKENTEKELKKIRQKLKEQNLPQVKELIHKLKGTSLNLRIEDLGNMFADLHKKFDNLNLEEIDNKLLEIEKKFKSIFQSKN from the coding sequence ATGAACTTACAAGAAATTAGAGAAAAAATTTTAGCAGAATTAAAAATCAGTAAAGACAAGGTCGATAATTTTTTACAGTTATATAAAGAAAATACAGAAAAAGAATTAAAAAAAATAAGACAAAAATTAAAAGAGCAAAATTTACCTCAAGTAAAAGAGCTTATCCATAAATTAAAAGGAACAAGCCTTAACCTTAGAATAGAAGATTTAGGAAATATGTTCGCAGACTTACATAAAAAATTTGACAATCTAAATTTAGAAGAAATAGATAATAAGCTTCTTGAAATAGAAAAAAAATTCAAATCAATATTTCAAAGCAAAAACTAA
- a CDS encoding MarR family winged helix-turn-helix transcriptional regulator translates to MDSCKDRVLASQAKQLKALLEAISNCCQKRQDYEVNKFSLPFAEAKCLLVLSKSSSPSLKNIAKKLDVTKSRVTRLIQLLEDKGLVKTKPNPKDSRNKICSLTSKGKSKIREIENFRNMLHCKVLKKLKPEERIVVLSSLDLLQRAMEESRKEVEKNRK, encoded by the coding sequence ATGGATTCTTGTAAAGATAGGGTGTTAGCTTCTCAAGCTAAGCAACTTAAAGCCTTATTAGAGGCTATTTCTAATTGTTGCCAAAAGCGTCAGGACTATGAGGTCAATAAGTTTTCTTTGCCTTTTGCCGAAGCAAAGTGTTTGTTGGTTTTAAGTAAAAGTTCTAGTCCATCTTTAAAAAATATTGCTAAAAAATTAGATGTAACCAAAAGTAGAGTAACTAGGTTGATTCAACTTTTGGAAGATAAAGGTTTGGTTAAAACTAAGCCCAATCCTAAAGATTCACGGAATAAAATTTGTTCTCTTACATCAAAAGGAAAAAGCAAAATAAGGGAAATAGAAAATTTTAGAAATATGTTGCATTGTAAAGTGTTGAAAAAGCTTAAACCAGAAGAGCGAATTGTAGTTTTGTCTTCATTAGACTTGCTGCAAAGGGCAATGGAAGAGAGTAGAAAAGAGGTAGAGAAAAATAGAAAATAA